In one Bdellovibrionota bacterium genomic region, the following are encoded:
- a CDS encoding AbrB/MazE/SpoVT family DNA-binding domain-containing protein, giving the protein MTVKVSPKYQVVIPEAVRNILGLRPGAKVEVIAKGGVAYLVPVSSLKDVQRKLGGKIDRTNLREKGDRDL; this is encoded by the coding sequence ATGACCGTAAAAGTGTCGCCTAAATACCAGGTGGTCATCCCCGAAGCCGTACGAAACATCCTGGGGTTGCGCCCAGGGGCGAAAGTTGAAGTGATCGCAAAAGGGGGCGTGGCTTATTTAGTGCCGGTTTCGAGCCTGAAGGATGTTCAACGAAAGCTGGGCGGGAAGATCGACCGAACCAACCTTCGAGAAAAGGGGGATCGGGATCTGTAA